The following coding sequences are from one Xiphias gladius isolate SHS-SW01 ecotype Sanya breed wild chromosome 14, ASM1685928v1, whole genome shotgun sequence window:
- the LOC120798527 gene encoding cAMP-dependent protein kinase inhibitor alpha-like, with the protein MSDVEATYADFIASGRTGRRNALHDILQSPTDPEGRELPLTLSLSQLHINAGGGEGDDTEDSQSSSSSAQREAEQRNS; encoded by the exons ATGTCTGATGTTGAGGCCACGTATGCAGACTTCATTGCCTCGGGCAGGACGGGACGGAGGAACGCCCTGCACGACATCCTGCAGAGTCCCACCGACCCCGAGGGACGAGAGCTGCCCCTCACCCTGTCTCTGTCCCAGCTGCACATCAACGCAGGAGGGGGAG AGGGAGACGACACAGAGGACAGCcagagctcctcctcctcagcacaGAGGGAGGCTGAGCAGAGGAACAGCTAA